From Panicum hallii strain FIL2 chromosome 2, PHallii_v3.1, whole genome shotgun sequence, a single genomic window includes:
- the LOC112881450 gene encoding pentatricopeptide repeat-containing protein At3g12770-like isoform X4 produces the protein MGIQGNKAATHEHDFLSLYTATTAAANKDSPLQLHDSKPLPPSQGHQLQWALPFAGAGQARQPPPQQHQAPPDRKGRGGGGGVMESGSRSSGGAGFDDDDGLAARREVSSSLKELTVRKRTGSVEGMSSHALTAPGAGSQWQPAHVHQLHAHLLVSGRLRGSPAIAALALLRAACRVRPSPCFRPLARHLLDGIPHPTPQLLHAAARLAYRLGLPSLALGHYLALRARHPAFLPPAPAIADVLKSAPGRAAHAHALRVAAHAVDARFLDNTLIAMYFACGDAWSARQVFEGMCDRDVVSWTSLISGLVQNGHPLQGLHHFASMMHSEVCPDFVLLVTVLKAYMELDDLPGATAAHSLVVKSGFDNELDVVITLTSMYAKFGCIMSARALFDRVPIPRVNVILWNAMISGYSKNGLANEAVQLFKQMRKVARNMTPDSVTLRSVILACAQLGSVELAEWMEDYVRGSEYKDDVLVNTALIDMYSKAGSIDRAHTVFERMHVRERDVVVWSALIGGYGVHGHVKEAVTLFEDMKRAGVKPNDVTFLGLLSACNHGGAVEKGWSYFHSMKHDYGIEPRHQHYACMVDLLARAGHLDRAYHFIMDMPIKPEMSVWGALLHGCKMHGHSDMALAECAAQHIFELERSNAGHYVQLANLYASAGMWSHVAGVRLTMRERGVSKATGCSSIDINGEMHSFHAGDHSHPRAAEIFALLSLLSPTPAGGGGGQEFF, from the exons ATGGGCATCCAAG GGAACAAGGCGGCGACGCACGAGCACGACTTCCTCTCGCTGtacaccgccaccaccgccgcagcTAATAAGGACTCTCCTCTCCAGCTCCACGACTCCAAGCCACTTCCTCCCTCTCAAG GGCACCAGCTGCAGTGGGCGCTCCCCTTCGCCGGCGCCGGGCAGGCCAggcagccgccgccgcagcagcatcAGGCGCCGCCGGATAGGaaggggcgcggcggaggaggcggggtCATGGAGTCGGGCTCCAGAtccagcggcggcgcggggttcgacgacgacgacggcctcgccgcccgccgcgaggTCTCCTCCTCGCTCAAAG AGTTGACGGTGAGGAAGAGGACAGGTAGTGTGGAAGGGATGAGTTCGCACGCGCTGACGGCGCCAGGCGCCGGCTCGCAGTGGCAGCCGGCCCACGTCCACCAGCTTCATGCTCACCTCCTTGTCTCCGGCCGCCTCCGCGGCTCGCCCGCAATCGCCGCGCTCGCGCTGCTTCGCGCCGCATGCCGCGTGCGCCCCTCCCCCTGCTTCCGCCCGCTCGCTCGCCACCTGCTCGACGGAATTCCCCACCCGACCCCGCAACTCCTCCACGCTGCCGCGCGCCTCGCCTATCGCCTCGGCCTGCCTTCCCTCGCGCTTGGCCACTACCTGGCTCTCCGCGCGCGCCACCCGGCATTCCTGCCGCCCGCCCCTGCCATCGCTGATGTCCTGAAGTCCGCCCCTGGCCGTGCAGCGCATGCCCATGCACTACGCGTTGCCGCACATGCGGTGGATGCTCGTTTCCTGGACAACACGCTCATCGCCATGTACTTTGCATGTGGCGACGCCTGGAGCGCGCGCCAAGTATTTGAGGGAATGTGCGACCGGGATGTCGTCTCTTGGACTTCGCTAATATCGGGTCTTGTGCAGAATGGCCACCCCTTGCAGGGGCTCCATCATTTTGCATCAATGATGCACAGTGAGGTGTGCCCTGACTTCGTGTTGCTAGTAACTGTCCTTAAAGCGTATATGGAGCTTGATGACTTGCCTGGTGCCACAGCAGCTCATTCCTTAGTTGTCAAGAGTGGCTTTGACAATGAACTAGATGTGGTGATCACGCTGACATCCATGTATGCCAAGTTTGGGTGCATTATGTCTGCAAGGGCACTCTTCGACAGGGTGCCAATCCCACGGGTGAATGTGATCCTTTGGAATGCTATGATATCAGGTTATTCTAAGAATGGCCTTGCCAATGAGGCGGTGCAACTTTTCAAGCAGATGAGGAAGGTTGCGAGGAACATGACACCTGACTCTGTTACCTTACGGTCGGTGATCCTGGCTTGTGCTCAGCTTGGTTCCGTCGAACTTGCGGAATGGATGGAGGACTATGTCCGAGGCAGCGAGTATAAGGATGATGTGCTTGTTAATACAGCACTGATTGACATGTATTCCAAGGCAGGGAGCATTGACCGTGCACATACAGTCTTTGAACGGATGCATGTGAGGGAGCGGGATGTGGTCGTTTGGAGTGCACTTATTGGTGGTTACGGGGTGCATGGCCATGTAAAGGAGGCCGTTACCCTGTTTGAGGACATGAAGCGTGCTGGGGTGAAACCAAATGATGTGACATTCCTGGGCCTCCTTTCAGCTTGCAACCATGGTGGTGCTGTGGAGAAAGGGTGGAGCTACTTCCATTCCATGAAACATGACTATGGGATCGAGCCCCGGCACCAGCACTATGCTTGCATGGTGGACCTGCTTGCTCGTGCTGGTCATCTTGACAGGGCTTACCACTTTATAATGGACATGCCCATCAAGCCAGAGATGAGTGTGTGGGGTGCCTTGCTTCACGGTTGCAAGATGCATGGACACTCAGACATGGCGCTGGCTGAGTGTGCCGCGCAGCACATTTTTGAGCTGGAGCGTTCCAATGCAGGGCATTATGTGCAGCTTGCAAACTTGTATGCATCTGCGGGAATGTGGAGCCATGTTGCTGGTGTCAGGCTCACCATGAGAGAGAGGGGTGTTAGCAAGGCAACAGGGTGCAGCTCCATTGATATCAACGGAGAGATGCACTCCTTCCATGCAGGGGATCATTCACATCCTAGGGCTGCTGAGATTTTTGCATTGCTTAGTCTTCTTTCTCCAACtccagctggaggtggaggcggaCAAGAGTTTTTTTGA
- the LOC112881450 gene encoding transcription factor BIM2-like isoform X11, whose translation MGIQGNKAATHEHDFLSLYTATTAAANKDSPLQLHDSKPLPPSQGHQLQWALPFAGAGQARQPPPQQHQAPPDRKGRGGGGGVMESGSRSSGGAGFDDDDGLAARREVSSSLKELTVRVDRKGGSCSDGGTDQRPNTTRSKHSATEQRRRSKINDRFQILRELLPHNDQKRDKATFLLEVIEYIRFLQEKVQKYEATFPEWNQENAKLLPWSNMYFRSFWKNAQSKGQIPGDSLPDPSHFMRNGSSPGSNFTGKLDDNHNMVTSAAASGAQDQTETDRMASLCYRSTETPANITNNVLSQSQPQWTGPSPVDDCAVNSQMLNNQQLAIDEGTISVSSQYSQELLNSLTHALQSSGVDLSQASISVQINLGKRAVKRPAAGVPSKAPTDPASSNEIGQQLAMLGGGAEDPSHAAKRHKPGNS comes from the exons ATGGGCATCCAAG GGAACAAGGCGGCGACGCACGAGCACGACTTCCTCTCGCTGtacaccgccaccaccgccgcagcTAATAAGGACTCTCCTCTCCAGCTCCACGACTCCAAGCCACTTCCTCCCTCTCAAG GGCACCAGCTGCAGTGGGCGCTCCCCTTCGCCGGCGCCGGGCAGGCCAggcagccgccgccgcagcagcatcAGGCGCCGCCGGATAGGaaggggcgcggcggaggaggcggggtCATGGAGTCGGGCTCCAGAtccagcggcggcgcggggttcgacgacgacgacggcctcgccgcccgccgcgaggTCTCCTCCTCGCTCAAAG AGTTGACAGTAAGGGTGGACAGGAAGGGCGGAAGCTGCAGTGATGGTGGTACAGATCAGCGGCCAAACACAACACGATCAAAACACTCGGCCACAGAGCAGCGCAGACGCAGCAAAATCAATGATAG GTTCCAGATACTTAGGGAGCTGTTGCCACACAATGATCAAAAGAGAGATAAAGCAACATTTCTCTTGGAG GTTATCGAATATATACGGTTTTTGCAAGAGAAAGTACAAAAGTACGAGGCAACATTCCCAGAATGGAACCAAGAAAATGCAAAGCTGCTTCCATGG TCAAATATGTATTTTCGATCATTCTGGAAAAATGCGCAG AGTAAAGGACAAATCCCAGGAGATTCCCTGCCTGACCCTTCACATTTCATGAGAAATGGATCCTCCCCTGGATCTAATTTCACTGGGAAACTCGATGATAATCACAACATGGTGACATCTGCAGCTGCATCAGGGGCACAGGATCAGACTGAAACTGATCGCATGGCTAGCTTGTGCTACAGATCAACAGAAACTCcggcaaatattacaa ATAATGTTTTATCTCAGTCCCAACCCCAATGGACAGGTCCATCCCCTGTGGATGATTGTGCAGTGAACAGTCAAATGCTTAACAACCAGCAGTTGGCAATCGATGAAGGAACGATCAGTGTGTCCAGTCAGTATTCCCAAGA GTTACTTAATTCGTTGACTCATGCCCTTCAAAGCTCAGGTGTAGATTTGTCCCAAGCCAGCATCTCTGTGCAGATCAACCTGGGCAAGCGAGCTGTCAAGAGACCTGCTGCTGGTGTACCCTCCAAG GCACCAACGGACCCAGCATCTAGCAACGAAATAGGTCAGCAGCTGGCTATGTTGGGTGGTGGCGCTGAAGACCCCTCTCATGCAGCAAAGCGGCATAAACCGGGCAACAGCTGA
- the LOC112881450 gene encoding pentatricopeptide repeat-containing protein At3g12770-like isoform X3 yields the protein MGIQGSSFFLKTHDFLQPLEKPGAPPPEPSPSLPAATSGAESRHRHQPVTAAAAEQHALPPPGGVGTFSICPAPVSVAPPASAAVVKAEPPLVLWGQPAAALLPAARGHQLQWALPFAGAGQARQPPPQQHQAPPDRKGRGGGGGVMESGSRSSGGAGFDDDDGLAARREVSSSLKELTVRKRTGSVEGMSSHALTAPGAGSQWQPAHVHQLHAHLLVSGRLRGSPAIAALALLRAACRVRPSPCFRPLARHLLDGIPHPTPQLLHAAARLAYRLGLPSLALGHYLALRARHPAFLPPAPAIADVLKSAPGRAAHAHALRVAAHAVDARFLDNTLIAMYFACGDAWSARQVFEGMCDRDVVSWTSLISGLVQNGHPLQGLHHFASMMHSEVCPDFVLLVTVLKAYMELDDLPGATAAHSLVVKSGFDNELDVVITLTSMYAKFGCIMSARALFDRVPIPRVNVILWNAMISGYSKNGLANEAVQLFKQMRKVARNMTPDSVTLRSVILACAQLGSVELAEWMEDYVRGSEYKDDVLVNTALIDMYSKAGSIDRAHTVFERMHVRERDVVVWSALIGGYGVHGHVKEAVTLFEDMKRAGVKPNDVTFLGLLSACNHGGAVEKGWSYFHSMKHDYGIEPRHQHYACMVDLLARAGHLDRAYHFIMDMPIKPEMSVWGALLHGCKMHGHSDMALAECAAQHIFELERSNAGHYVQLANLYASAGMWSHVAGVRLTMRERGVSKATGCSSIDINGEMHSFHAGDHSHPRAAEIFALLSLLSPTPAGGGGGQEFF from the exons ATGGGCATCCAAG GTAGTAGTTTCTTCCTGAAGACGCACGACTTCCTGCAGCCTCTGGAGAAGccgggagcgccgccgccggagccgtcgccgtcgctgcccgccgccacctccggcGCGGAAAGCAGGCACCGCCACCAGCCGGtgaccgccgctgccgccgagcAGCACGCGCTGCCCCCGCCCGGCGGCGTCGGCACGTTCAGCATCTGCCCCGCGCCCGTCTCGGTCGCGCCGCCGGCGTCCGCTGCCGTCGTCAAGGCGGAGCCGCCGCTCGTGCTCTGGGGCCAGCCCGCGGCAGCGCTCCTGCCGGCCGCGCGAG GGCACCAGCTGCAGTGGGCGCTCCCCTTCGCCGGCGCCGGGCAGGCCAggcagccgccgccgcagcagcatcAGGCGCCGCCGGATAGGaaggggcgcggcggaggaggcggggtCATGGAGTCGGGCTCCAGAtccagcggcggcgcggggttcgacgacgacgacggcctcgccgcccgccgcgaggTCTCCTCCTCGCTCAAAG AGTTGACGGTGAGGAAGAGGACAGGTAGTGTGGAAGGGATGAGTTCGCACGCGCTGACGGCGCCAGGCGCCGGCTCGCAGTGGCAGCCGGCCCACGTCCACCAGCTTCATGCTCACCTCCTTGTCTCCGGCCGCCTCCGCGGCTCGCCCGCAATCGCCGCGCTCGCGCTGCTTCGCGCCGCATGCCGCGTGCGCCCCTCCCCCTGCTTCCGCCCGCTCGCTCGCCACCTGCTCGACGGAATTCCCCACCCGACCCCGCAACTCCTCCACGCTGCCGCGCGCCTCGCCTATCGCCTCGGCCTGCCTTCCCTCGCGCTTGGCCACTACCTGGCTCTCCGCGCGCGCCACCCGGCATTCCTGCCGCCCGCCCCTGCCATCGCTGATGTCCTGAAGTCCGCCCCTGGCCGTGCAGCGCATGCCCATGCACTACGCGTTGCCGCACATGCGGTGGATGCTCGTTTCCTGGACAACACGCTCATCGCCATGTACTTTGCATGTGGCGACGCCTGGAGCGCGCGCCAAGTATTTGAGGGAATGTGCGACCGGGATGTCGTCTCTTGGACTTCGCTAATATCGGGTCTTGTGCAGAATGGCCACCCCTTGCAGGGGCTCCATCATTTTGCATCAATGATGCACAGTGAGGTGTGCCCTGACTTCGTGTTGCTAGTAACTGTCCTTAAAGCGTATATGGAGCTTGATGACTTGCCTGGTGCCACAGCAGCTCATTCCTTAGTTGTCAAGAGTGGCTTTGACAATGAACTAGATGTGGTGATCACGCTGACATCCATGTATGCCAAGTTTGGGTGCATTATGTCTGCAAGGGCACTCTTCGACAGGGTGCCAATCCCACGGGTGAATGTGATCCTTTGGAATGCTATGATATCAGGTTATTCTAAGAATGGCCTTGCCAATGAGGCGGTGCAACTTTTCAAGCAGATGAGGAAGGTTGCGAGGAACATGACACCTGACTCTGTTACCTTACGGTCGGTGATCCTGGCTTGTGCTCAGCTTGGTTCCGTCGAACTTGCGGAATGGATGGAGGACTATGTCCGAGGCAGCGAGTATAAGGATGATGTGCTTGTTAATACAGCACTGATTGACATGTATTCCAAGGCAGGGAGCATTGACCGTGCACATACAGTCTTTGAACGGATGCATGTGAGGGAGCGGGATGTGGTCGTTTGGAGTGCACTTATTGGTGGTTACGGGGTGCATGGCCATGTAAAGGAGGCCGTTACCCTGTTTGAGGACATGAAGCGTGCTGGGGTGAAACCAAATGATGTGACATTCCTGGGCCTCCTTTCAGCTTGCAACCATGGTGGTGCTGTGGAGAAAGGGTGGAGCTACTTCCATTCCATGAAACATGACTATGGGATCGAGCCCCGGCACCAGCACTATGCTTGCATGGTGGACCTGCTTGCTCGTGCTGGTCATCTTGACAGGGCTTACCACTTTATAATGGACATGCCCATCAAGCCAGAGATGAGTGTGTGGGGTGCCTTGCTTCACGGTTGCAAGATGCATGGACACTCAGACATGGCGCTGGCTGAGTGTGCCGCGCAGCACATTTTTGAGCTGGAGCGTTCCAATGCAGGGCATTATGTGCAGCTTGCAAACTTGTATGCATCTGCGGGAATGTGGAGCCATGTTGCTGGTGTCAGGCTCACCATGAGAGAGAGGGGTGTTAGCAAGGCAACAGGGTGCAGCTCCATTGATATCAACGGAGAGATGCACTCCTTCCATGCAGGGGATCATTCACATCCTAGGGCTGCTGAGATTTTTGCATTGCTTAGTCTTCTTTCTCCAACtccagctggaggtggaggcggaCAAGAGTTTTTTTGA
- the LOC112881450 gene encoding pentatricopeptide repeat-containing protein At3g12770-like isoform X2 has product MGIQGNKAATHEHDFLSLYTATTAAANKDSPLQLHDSKPLPPSQGSSFFLKTHDFLQPLEKPGAPPPEPSPSLPAATSGAESRHRHQPVTAAAAEQHALPPPGGVGTFSICPAPVSVAPPASAAVVKAEPPLVLWGQPAAALLPAARGHQLQWALPFAGAGQARQPPPQQHQAPPDRKGRGGGGGVMESGSRSSGGAGFDDDDGLAARREVSSSLKELTVRKRTGSVEGMSSHALTAPGAGSQWQPAHVHQLHAHLLVSGRLRGSPAIAALALLRAACRVRPSPCFRPLARHLLDGIPHPTPQLLHAAARLAYRLGLPSLALGHYLALRARHPAFLPPAPAIADVLKSAPGRAAHAHALRVAAHAVDARFLDNTLIAMYFACGDAWSARQVFEGMCDRDVVSWTSLISGLVQNGHPLQGLHHFASMMHSEVCPDFVLLVTVLKAYMELDDLPGATAAHSLVVKSGFDNELDVVITLTSMYAKFGCIMSARALFDRVPIPRVNVILWNAMISGYSKNGLANEAVQLFKQMRKVARNMTPDSVTLRSVILACAQLGSVELAEWMEDYVRGSEYKDDVLVNTALIDMYSKAGSIDRAHTVFERMHVRERDVVVWSALIGGYGVHGHVKEAVTLFEDMKRAGVKPNDVTFLGLLSACNHGGAVEKGWSYFHSMKHDYGIEPRHQHYACMVDLLARAGHLDRAYHFIMDMPIKPEMSVWGALLHGCKMHGHSDMALAECAAQHIFELERSNAGHYVQLANLYASAGMWSHVAGVRLTMRERGVSKATGCSSIDINGEMHSFHAGDHSHPRAAEIFALLSLLSPTPAGGGGGQEFF; this is encoded by the exons ATGGGCATCCAAG GGAACAAGGCGGCGACGCACGAGCACGACTTCCTCTCGCTGtacaccgccaccaccgccgcagcTAATAAGGACTCTCCTCTCCAGCTCCACGACTCCAAGCCACTTCCTCCCTCTCAAG GTAGTAGTTTCTTCCTGAAGACGCACGACTTCCTGCAGCCTCTGGAGAAGccgggagcgccgccgccggagccgtcgccgtcgctgcccgccgccacctccggcGCGGAAAGCAGGCACCGCCACCAGCCGGtgaccgccgctgccgccgagcAGCACGCGCTGCCCCCGCCCGGCGGCGTCGGCACGTTCAGCATCTGCCCCGCGCCCGTCTCGGTCGCGCCGCCGGCGTCCGCTGCCGTCGTCAAGGCGGAGCCGCCGCTCGTGCTCTGGGGCCAGCCCGCGGCAGCGCTCCTGCCGGCCGCGCGAG GGCACCAGCTGCAGTGGGCGCTCCCCTTCGCCGGCGCCGGGCAGGCCAggcagccgccgccgcagcagcatcAGGCGCCGCCGGATAGGaaggggcgcggcggaggaggcggggtCATGGAGTCGGGCTCCAGAtccagcggcggcgcggggttcgacgacgacgacggcctcgccgcccgccgcgaggTCTCCTCCTCGCTCAAAG AGTTGACGGTGAGGAAGAGGACAGGTAGTGTGGAAGGGATGAGTTCGCACGCGCTGACGGCGCCAGGCGCCGGCTCGCAGTGGCAGCCGGCCCACGTCCACCAGCTTCATGCTCACCTCCTTGTCTCCGGCCGCCTCCGCGGCTCGCCCGCAATCGCCGCGCTCGCGCTGCTTCGCGCCGCATGCCGCGTGCGCCCCTCCCCCTGCTTCCGCCCGCTCGCTCGCCACCTGCTCGACGGAATTCCCCACCCGACCCCGCAACTCCTCCACGCTGCCGCGCGCCTCGCCTATCGCCTCGGCCTGCCTTCCCTCGCGCTTGGCCACTACCTGGCTCTCCGCGCGCGCCACCCGGCATTCCTGCCGCCCGCCCCTGCCATCGCTGATGTCCTGAAGTCCGCCCCTGGCCGTGCAGCGCATGCCCATGCACTACGCGTTGCCGCACATGCGGTGGATGCTCGTTTCCTGGACAACACGCTCATCGCCATGTACTTTGCATGTGGCGACGCCTGGAGCGCGCGCCAAGTATTTGAGGGAATGTGCGACCGGGATGTCGTCTCTTGGACTTCGCTAATATCGGGTCTTGTGCAGAATGGCCACCCCTTGCAGGGGCTCCATCATTTTGCATCAATGATGCACAGTGAGGTGTGCCCTGACTTCGTGTTGCTAGTAACTGTCCTTAAAGCGTATATGGAGCTTGATGACTTGCCTGGTGCCACAGCAGCTCATTCCTTAGTTGTCAAGAGTGGCTTTGACAATGAACTAGATGTGGTGATCACGCTGACATCCATGTATGCCAAGTTTGGGTGCATTATGTCTGCAAGGGCACTCTTCGACAGGGTGCCAATCCCACGGGTGAATGTGATCCTTTGGAATGCTATGATATCAGGTTATTCTAAGAATGGCCTTGCCAATGAGGCGGTGCAACTTTTCAAGCAGATGAGGAAGGTTGCGAGGAACATGACACCTGACTCTGTTACCTTACGGTCGGTGATCCTGGCTTGTGCTCAGCTTGGTTCCGTCGAACTTGCGGAATGGATGGAGGACTATGTCCGAGGCAGCGAGTATAAGGATGATGTGCTTGTTAATACAGCACTGATTGACATGTATTCCAAGGCAGGGAGCATTGACCGTGCACATACAGTCTTTGAACGGATGCATGTGAGGGAGCGGGATGTGGTCGTTTGGAGTGCACTTATTGGTGGTTACGGGGTGCATGGCCATGTAAAGGAGGCCGTTACCCTGTTTGAGGACATGAAGCGTGCTGGGGTGAAACCAAATGATGTGACATTCCTGGGCCTCCTTTCAGCTTGCAACCATGGTGGTGCTGTGGAGAAAGGGTGGAGCTACTTCCATTCCATGAAACATGACTATGGGATCGAGCCCCGGCACCAGCACTATGCTTGCATGGTGGACCTGCTTGCTCGTGCTGGTCATCTTGACAGGGCTTACCACTTTATAATGGACATGCCCATCAAGCCAGAGATGAGTGTGTGGGGTGCCTTGCTTCACGGTTGCAAGATGCATGGACACTCAGACATGGCGCTGGCTGAGTGTGCCGCGCAGCACATTTTTGAGCTGGAGCGTTCCAATGCAGGGCATTATGTGCAGCTTGCAAACTTGTATGCATCTGCGGGAATGTGGAGCCATGTTGCTGGTGTCAGGCTCACCATGAGAGAGAGGGGTGTTAGCAAGGCAACAGGGTGCAGCTCCATTGATATCAACGGAGAGATGCACTCCTTCCATGCAGGGGATCATTCACATCCTAGGGCTGCTGAGATTTTTGCATTGCTTAGTCTTCTTTCTCCAACtccagctggaggtggaggcggaCAAGAGTTTTTTTGA
- the LOC112881450 gene encoding transcription factor BIM2-like isoform X12 has protein sequence MGIQGNKAATHEHDFLSLYTATTAAANKDSPLQLHDSKPLPPSQGSSFFLKTHDFLQPLEKPGAPPPEPSPSLPAATSGAESRHRHQPVTAAAAEQHALPPPGGVGTFSICPAPVSVAPPASAAVVKAEPPLVLWGQPAAALLPAARGHQLQWALPFAGAGQARQPPPQQHQAPPDRKGRGGGGGVMESGSRSSGGAGFDDDDGLAARREVSSSLKELTVRVDRKGGSCSDGGTDQRPNTTRSKHSATEQRRRSKINDRFQILRELLPHNDQKRDKATFLLEVIEYIRFLQEKVQKYEATFPEWNQENAKLLPWSNMYFRSFWKNAQSKGQIPGDSLPDPSHFMRNGSSPGSNFTGKLDDNHNMVTSAAASGAQDQTETDRMASLCYRSTETPANITNNVLSQSQPQWTGPSPVDDCAVNSQMLNNQQLAIDEGTISVSSQYSQELLNSLTHALQSSGVDLSQASISVQINLGKRAVKRPAAGVPSKAPTDPASSNEIGQQLAMLGGGAEDPSHAAKRHKPGNS, from the exons ATGGGCATCCAAG GGAACAAGGCGGCGACGCACGAGCACGACTTCCTCTCGCTGtacaccgccaccaccgccgcagcTAATAAGGACTCTCCTCTCCAGCTCCACGACTCCAAGCCACTTCCTCCCTCTCAAG GTAGTAGTTTCTTCCTGAAGACGCACGACTTCCTGCAGCCTCTGGAGAAGccgggagcgccgccgccggagccgtcgccgtcgctgcccgccgccacctccggcGCGGAAAGCAGGCACCGCCACCAGCCGGtgaccgccgctgccgccgagcAGCACGCGCTGCCCCCGCCCGGCGGCGTCGGCACGTTCAGCATCTGCCCCGCGCCCGTCTCGGTCGCGCCGCCGGCGTCCGCTGCCGTCGTCAAGGCGGAGCCGCCGCTCGTGCTCTGGGGCCAGCCCGCGGCAGCGCTCCTGCCGGCCGCGCGAG GGCACCAGCTGCAGTGGGCGCTCCCCTTCGCCGGCGCCGGGCAGGCCAggcagccgccgccgcagcagcatcAGGCGCCGCCGGATAGGaaggggcgcggcggaggaggcggggtCATGGAGTCGGGCTCCAGAtccagcggcggcgcggggttcgacgacgacgacggcctcgccgcccgccgcgaggTCTCCTCCTCGCTCAAAG AGTTGACAGTAAGGGTGGACAGGAAGGGCGGAAGCTGCAGTGATGGTGGTACAGATCAGCGGCCAAACACAACACGATCAAAACACTCGGCCACAGAGCAGCGCAGACGCAGCAAAATCAATGATAG GTTCCAGATACTTAGGGAGCTGTTGCCACACAATGATCAAAAGAGAGATAAAGCAACATTTCTCTTGGAG GTTATCGAATATATACGGTTTTTGCAAGAGAAAGTACAAAAGTACGAGGCAACATTCCCAGAATGGAACCAAGAAAATGCAAAGCTGCTTCCATGG TCAAATATGTATTTTCGATCATTCTGGAAAAATGCGCAG AGTAAAGGACAAATCCCAGGAGATTCCCTGCCTGACCCTTCACATTTCATGAGAAATGGATCCTCCCCTGGATCTAATTTCACTGGGAAACTCGATGATAATCACAACATGGTGACATCTGCAGCTGCATCAGGGGCACAGGATCAGACTGAAACTGATCGCATGGCTAGCTTGTGCTACAGATCAACAGAAACTCcggcaaatattacaa ATAATGTTTTATCTCAGTCCCAACCCCAATGGACAGGTCCATCCCCTGTGGATGATTGTGCAGTGAACAGTCAAATGCTTAACAACCAGCAGTTGGCAATCGATGAAGGAACGATCAGTGTGTCCAGTCAGTATTCCCAAGA GTTACTTAATTCGTTGACTCATGCCCTTCAAAGCTCAGGTGTAGATTTGTCCCAAGCCAGCATCTCTGTGCAGATCAACCTGGGCAAGCGAGCTGTCAAGAGACCTGCTGCTGGTGTACCCTCCAAG GCACCAACGGACCCAGCATCTAGCAACGAAATAGGTCAGCAGCTGGCTATGTTGGGTGGTGGCGCTGAAGACCCCTCTCATGCAGCAAAGCGGCATAAACCGGGCAACAGCTGA